A section of the Engystomops pustulosus chromosome 3, aEngPut4.maternal, whole genome shotgun sequence genome encodes:
- the PCARE gene encoding photoreceptor cilium actin regulator produces the protein MGCSPSHSGIIQTIAKNAAKPLKKNKALLPPDQDINGITVPLSDYKNEELNQKEGMQKGSHQTSQPEKSVSTGSVVHSRNGSFSEDQEKNEKLNTADETMVNLTYQRRRTVRKHSSTGSEQEVSGTRQLDGNSRRSRKSKSQRVGKHSRRAKTSQADFLDIEKKVDFPDELVKAHQDAYAFLNPNLSKYEAVISMANQATQTHLIMQQMISFMALRFDDINLCLDEIAEDGEKLLKTVGRNLTWPLGKGNPAEQPDLLQQLLQYTINKMQSLNGTVSSVTTNALQDACSLFQSAVDKFQDKLKQKERRDERLLKMIKSLEDLAAGSTQHRANDATLYSEDSGIGGDSESLRGYISPDKMGRKSSINSWGQVSLATSEVVTTQQASTNKDKMADLNLISNSSFTQRENTNNSTRERKNNSGISKQASMSSSPSMSSLGTTATLEEDSTLDPESEESSSSDESCDESDDNKSLSSQITLTQRPLTSPAGMGPYKHSPKWLENPENEEMTLKMKEAISEKIKFVPGKSISNVWTREEVNTDIVRPSTADGSNRRTSKHRRSRSAESLRSHAEDPTLLELQRTQKELSKKLEQLYSSTESKDTTQNTNSKSFSHAAPITSSNNSATNKLKACLDKSFNILPSQDKVAIRKFDTNIAKDTSSKSKTKVSGTLLNPQDNKATEKCILAEQKPDNLNVSPRQSVRRLIQTFSPVDDNRKTTSVKTLGPLRCVRKYGVPVLPPTIPVYKGLQPLDNKSHVFPTGEETTTDPNACTITAGLLVSSTPYDPATTNTECEVEDLDYLPPPPLEILMDDSFNLLSANEQMKDTSFTCYMKSPLSQKMKTSINIQNVLPSKNMTDIYISKDRTSRKEDHVKNGLRKYSFQSDGLSSSKELCTDLQKKHEMEQAANLYKQSHKIIHLQNPGDGEGVGPGKNSNMPCPVTSVVKGNQYSPTLQRNEILRKLSPTRPAGLSTSTDKKLISPPTIKATQKSNAHLQHTSTVIQKTSNITSGPGASSPPKEKMLASPPSPRKLPSPPSQRKLSSPPQVGRQQSPPSQRRLPSPPQIQRQQSPPNQQTLPSPPQMRRHQSPPDQHRQASPPQMRRQQSPLCQQGQASPPQIRRQNSPLNQNRQASPPQIRSHQGPQCQHGQSSPPQIRRQQSPLTQHRQESPPRIRRQQSPPIQHRLPSPPQVRTQQSPPTQRKLPNTPQIRNQQSPPSHRKLPSPPQSRREPSPPNYSTPSPPVSPSHSGSRRSSEEQQPPKMIGNAQSIFCPSSSSLFEAKPPSPPGISRPDTVNLNHVQGPVLRHTFSLRLNDDQQRRVAMSAANPQPFVRRSYSERRPRVQLRLPTSISANAVSDMALQQARAEESTQKDSEPPSQGPADPRATAHTVTESQLCVVGQGFQKEGLDHPSTQ, from the coding sequence ATGGGCTGTTCACCTTCTCATAGTGGGATCATTCAAACAATTGCAAAAAATGCTGCTAAACCTTTAAAGAAAAACAAAGCTCTTCTTCCCCCTGACCAAGATATTAATGGGATAACAGTCCCTCTTTCCGACTATAAAAATGAAGAACTCAATCAGAAAGAGGGGATGCAAAAGGGAAGCCACCAGACTAGTCAGCCGGAGAAGAGTGTTTCTACTGGCTCTGTTGTACATTCTCGTAATGGATCTTTCTCTGAAGATCAAGAGAAGAATGAAAAACTCAATACTGCCGATGAAACAATGGTTAATTTAACATATCAAAGGAGGAGAACTGTAAGAAAACATAGTTCCACTGGTTCTGAGCAAGAGGTCTCGGGAACAAGGCAACTAGATGGAAATTCACGAAGAAGTAGGAAGTCAAAAAGCCAAAGGGTTGGTAAACATAGTCGACGTGCGAAAACAAGTCAAGCTGATTTTCTTGACATAGAAAAAAAGGTTGATTTCCCTGACGAGCTTGTTAAGGCTCACCAGGATGCCTATGCATTCCTCAACCCTAATCTCTCAAAGTATGAGGCTGTCATTTCCATGGCGAACCAAGCGACCCAGACTCACCTCATCATGCAACAGATGATTAGCTTCATGGCCCTGAGATTTGACGATATCAATCTATGCTTGGATGAAATTGCAGAAGATggagaaaaacttttaaaaactgtAGGAAGAAACCTCACTTGGCCTTTGGGGAAAGGAAATCCTGCTGAACAACCAGATCTTCTGCAACAGTTATTACAGTATACAATTAATAAAATGCAATCCTTAAACGGCACAGTGTCCTCTGTGACCACCAATGCCCTGCAGGATGCATGCAGTTTATTTCAATCTGCTGTTGACAAATTTCAAGACAAGCTGAAACAAAAGGAGCGACGTGACGAGAGACTCCTGAAGATGATCAAATCTTTGGAGGATTTGGCAGCCGGATCTACGCAGCACCGTGCAAATGATGCGACTCTTTATTCTGAAGATAGTGGCATTGGTGGAGATTCAGAATCTTTGAGAGGATATATATCTCCTGATAAGATGGGAAGGAAGTCAAGTATCAACTCATGGGGTCAGGTGAGTTTGGCAACAAGTGAAGTTGTAACAACACAACAAGCATCAACGAATAAAGACAAGATGGCTGACCTTAATTTAATTAGTAACAGCTCATTTACTCAAAGAGAAAATACTAATAACTCAACCAGGGAACGAAAAAATAATTCTGGAATTTCTAAACAAGCAAGTATGTCAAGCAGCCCTTCAATGAGTTCACTAGGGACCACTGCCACATTAGAAGAAGACAGTACTCTTGATCCCGAATCAGAAGAATCATCTAGCAGCGATGAAAGTTGTGATGAAAGTGACGATAATAAAAGTTTATCAAGTCAGATCACTTTAACACAGAGACCTCTGACCTCACCGGCTGGCATGGGTCCTTATAAACATTCACCTAAATGGCTGGAGAACCCAGAAAATGAGGAGATGACGTTGAAAATGAAAGAAGCCATCAGTGAAAAAATCAAGTTTGTTCCTGGTAAATCAATAAGTAATGTGTGGACTAGAGAAGAAGTAAATACAGACATTGTTAGGCCTAGTACTGCAGATGGGAGCAACAGGAGAACCTCAAAGCACAGAAGGTCTCGATCTGCAGAGTCACTTAGAAGTCACGCCGAGGATCCCACCCTCTTAGAACTTCAAAGAACACAGAAAGAACTCAGCAAAAAGCTGGAACAACTATACTCGTCAACAGAAAGCAAAGACACGACACAAAACACAAATAGTAAGTCATTTTCACATGCTGCTCCAATAACCTCGAGTAACAATTCAGCCACCAACAAACTAAAGGCCTGTCTTGATAAAAGTTTTAACATCTTACCCAGTCAGGACAAAGTTGCTATACGAAAGTTTGATACAAATATAGCAAAGGATACAAGTAGCAAATCAAAAACTAAGGTTTCCGGAACATTGTTAAATCCACAAGATAACAAAGCAACTGAAAAGTGTATTTTGGCAGAGCAAAAGCCGGATAACCTAAATGTATCTCCACGACAGTCTGTTCGGAGACTTATCCAAACATTTAGTCCAGTGGATGACAACAGAAAAACCACAAGTGTGAAGACTTTGGGGCCCCTTAGATGTGTTAGAAAATATGGAGTTCCTGTACTACCTCCGACAATTCCGGTTTATAAAGGATTACAACCTTTAGATAACAAAAGTCATGTATTCCCAACGGGTGAAGAGACTACTACTGATCCGAATGCATGTACCATCACTGCTGGTTTACTGGTATCTTCAACACCTTATGATCCTGCTACAACTAATACCGAATGTGAAGTTGAAGACTTGGATTACTTGCCACCTCCTCCACTTGAAATACTAATGGATGATTCCTTTAACTTACTCTCAGCTAATGAGCAGATGAAAGACACCAGCTTTACGTGCTACATGAAGTCACCCCTGTCTCAAAAAATGAAGACCTcaataaatatacaaaatgtGTTACCGAGCAAAAATATGACTGATATTTACATTTCTAAAGATAGAACAAGCAGAAAAGAGGATCATGTTAAAAATGGGCTTAGAAAATACTCTTTTCAGTCTGATGGACTCTCTAGTAGTAAGGAATTATGCACAGACCTTCAGAAAAAGCATGAAATGGAACAGGCTGCCAATTTGTATAAACAGTCACACAAAATAATCCATTTACAAAATCCAGGTGATGGTGAGGGGGTGGGTCCTGGCAAAAATAGTAATATGCCATGTCCTGTCACATCTGTGGTTAAAGGAAACCAATATTCTCCTACTTTGCAAAGAAATGAGATTTTAAGGAAACTTTCTCCTACTAGGCCTGCTGGTTTGTCTACGTCCACAGATAAAAAACTGATAAGTCCACCAACTATCAAGGCTACACAAAAATCTAATGCCCATTTACAGCACACATCTACTGTTATCCAGAAAACATCCAACATAACAAGTGGTCCAGGTGCATCAAGTCCTCCTAAAGAGAAGATGTTGGCTAGTCCCCCATCCCCACGAAAGCTGCCTAGCCCACCATCCCAACGAAAGCTATCAAGCCCTCCTCAAGTAGGAAGACAACAAAGTCCTCCAAGCCAACGAAGGCTACCAAGCCCTCCTCAAATACAAAGACAACAAAGTCCACCAAACCAGCAAACCCTACCAAGTCCCCCTCAAATGCGAAGACATCAGAGTCCACCAGACCAACATAGACAAGCAAGCCCCCCTCAAATGCGAAGACAACAGAGTCCACTATGCCAGCAGGGACAAGCAAGTCCCCCGCAAATAAGAAGACAAAACAGCCCACTAAATCAGAATAGGCAAGCAAGTCCTCCTCAAATACGAAGTCACCAGGGTCCACAATGCCAGCATGGACAATCAAGTCCCCCTCAAATAAGAAGGCAACAGAGCCCACTAACCCAGCATAGGCAAGAAAGTCCTCCTCGAATACGAAGACAACAGAGTCCACCAATCCAGCATAGACTGCCAAGTCCCCCTCAAGTAAGAACACAGCAAAGTCCACCAACCCAACGTAAGCTACCAAATACACCGCAGATCCGAAACCAACAAAGCCCCCCAAGTCATCGGAAGTTACCAAGCCCACCACAGTCTCGACGTGAGCCTAGCCCCCCTAATTATTCTACACCATCTCCACCAGTTTCTCCATCCCATAGTGGTTCAAGACGCAGTTCTGAGGAACAACAGCCTCCAAAAATGATTGGCAATGCACAGTCAATATTTTGCCCGTCATCTTCTTCCTTATTTGAAGCCAAGCCCCCATCACCCCCAGGCATCAGTAGGCCAGACACTGTAAACTTAAACCACGTTCAAGGTCCTGTCCTGAGGCACACTTTTTCTCTTCGTCTGAATGATGACCAACAGAGAAGAGTTGCCATGAGTGCAGCCAATCCTCAACCTTTTGTCCGAAGGTCTTATTCTGAAAGAAGACCAAGGGTTCAGCTGCGGCTTCCAACATCCATCTCTGCGAATGCTGTGAGTGATATGGCTCTTCAACAAGCCAG